The following proteins come from a genomic window of Sebastes fasciatus isolate fSebFas1 chromosome 6, fSebFas1.pri, whole genome shotgun sequence:
- the LOC141769245 gene encoding protein limb expression 1-like: protein MKMNRVEVEESIMSYLSQSETDTSPKDLNVVAMLHNFWEQRQTDQFNGSSSESDGSVGDAAVQTDSLLLYESAPSPGPPYICYVTLPGGSCFGNYKVCDTQAEARRDAARVALMNSLVNELPCRRINPQFITQSLQQASTDSAVAVEDACDSSTSIGTYSLLLHSYIGRTMLEFQEMMTIFQLLQWNGTLKALREKQCSRQSVISYYSQRGLDECMRSSMALDWLGREQRSPGRLGEELQVAQRELVLARRRGVELRYNKEKTEILSLALSQAYIHHTPEAFSEAPGHTYKHEQLPLHTLYSQDTEVQITPPCSPSPTHHKNTKQTVCQTSGKYMPPNTPSPCSQQNYVPLNDF, encoded by the exons ATGAAGATGAATAGAGTGGAAGTGGAGGAGAGCATCATGTCGTACCTGTCCCAGAGTGAGACTGACACCAGCCCCAAAGACT TGAATGTAGTGGCCATGCTCCATAACTTCTGGGAGCAGAGGCAGACGGATCAGTTTAACGGTTCCTCCAGTGAATCAGATGGTTCTGTCGGGGACGCAGCCGTCCAGACTGACAGCTTGCTTCTGTACGAATCTGCTCCGTCCCCTGGTCCTCCATACATCTGCTATGTCACCCTCCCTGGAGGGAGCTGCTTTGGTAACTATAAG GTGTGTGACACACAGGCAGAGGCTCGGAGGGATGCAGCTCGCGTGGCCCTGATGAACTCACTAGTGAACGAGCTGCCGTGTCGACGCATCAACCCTCAGTTCATCACTCAGAGTTTGCAGCAGGCGTCCACAGACAGTGCT GTCGCTGTAGAAGACGCTTGTGATTCAAGCACCAGTATAGGAACCTACAGCCTGCTGCTCCACTCCTACATAGGAAGGACCATGCTGGAGTTCCAG GAGATGATGACAATTTTCCAGTTGTTGCAGTGGAACGGGACACTGAAGGCTCTGAGGGAAAAGCAGTGCTCTCGACAG AGTGTGATTTCCTATTACTCTCAGCGAGGACTTGACGAGTGTATGCGCAGCAGCATGGCTCTGGATTGGCTCGGGCGGGAGCAGAGGTCACCGGGGCGACTCGGGGAGGAGCTGCAGGTGGCGCAGAGGGAGCTGGTGTTGGCCCGCCGTCGAGGCGTAGAGCTGCGCTACAACAAGGAAAAGACAGAGATCCTCAGCTTGGCTCTGAGTCAAGCATACATTCACCACACACCTGAGGCCTTCAGCGAGGCGCCGGGTCACACGTACAAGCACGAACAACTTCCTTTACACACATTATACAGCCAGGACACAGAAGTCCAGATAACCCCACCCTGCAGTCCCTCACCAACCcaccataaaaacacaaagcaaacaGTCTGTCAAACCTCTGGCAAATACATGCCCCCTAACACGCCTTCACCGTGCTCACAGCAGAATTATGTGCCTTTAAATGACTTTTAG